Below is a window of Mucilaginibacter ginkgonis DNA.
GTTTAAAATCCCATCCTGCAACTGTAAACACGGCAACAGCTACTTCAGAATTCGCGATAGGAGCAAGAAGGGCGTTCATCTCTTGCTGCGCATTTTCAAGGATGTAATACGTACCGCCCGAAGTGTGCACGTTCAAAAGTTCGCCATCGGTATTGGCCACCGCCATCTGCGTTTTTGTTGCGCCGCCATCAACCCCTATGATCAATTTTGACGACATGTTAAACCAGGCGCAGATTTTTCATGTAGCGGGCATTAATAGCTGCGCTTTGCAAGGGTGTTTCATGGAAGTACCTGGATTGCTCTACAAAGAAATGAGCCATGCCGTTTTTCCTGGCAATGTTTAAAAGGTGGGGGTAATTGATGATTCCCTGCCCCAAATCACAGGCAGACTCATCTTTACTGCCGGCCAGTAACCGATGTTTCAAAACATCGCGCATGTGGCAAAGCGTAAAGCGGTCCTTATATTTTGTAAGATAATGCTGGGGGTTTTGTCCTTCTGTAACTGTGTAATAGAAATCCATTTGGTAGTACACCAGGTCCTTATCAGTGTTCTCGAGCAGAACATCGATCGGCAATTGCCCGTCTATTTTTTTGTAAGGATAGTCATGCGGATGATAGCCATAACGCAAGCCGTGCTTTTTACAGATCTCGCCTTTTATATTAAACTCATCCGCAATGCGTTTGAAGTCATCTATAGATTTTTGCGGGCCTTTCCACGGGCAGATCAAATACTTCATGCCGATCTGTGCAGCCAAAGCCACCTGCTTTTCAAAAGCCATGTCGCTGTCGTTGTAGTGCGAGGATATCAGCGTCAAGCCATTATCTGCAGCTAATTTCTTAAAATCGGTGTTAGGCATGCCCCAGAAGATGCCTTTGTTGCCACCGTAGCTTTCAATTTCGGTATAGCCCATTTTACCCAGTTTTGCCAGGGTGCCCGGCGCGTCCTTCTCCATTTCATCGCGCACCATGTATAGCTGTATGCCATAGTTTTTGATCCGGGCAGGTACCCGGTCCAACAGTTTTGCTGCCGGCAGGCTCAATGCCAATAAGCCACTACTATTAATAAAACTTCTCCGGTCCATATATTAGAGGTTGCCTGATTTTAATTGATCTGCCGCGTAATTTGCTGCCCTTGCAGAAAATGCCATGTATAAAATTGAGGGGCTTTGGTTCCCGGTGCTGGTCATGCAGGCACCATCTGTTACAAATACGTTTTTGCAAAGGTGCAGCTGGTTATGCGCGTTCAGCATAGAAGTTTTAGGGTCATGGCCCATTCGGCAGCCGCCCATTTCATGGATATCCAGGCCCGGGGCCTGTTTGCTGTCGCGGGCGGTAATATCCCTTAGCCCGGCTACGCGCAGCATCTCGGCGCTTTGCGTCAAAAAGTCCTTAACCATTTTTTCGTCGTTATCGTCATAGGCAACAGAAGTTATCAATTGCGGTATTCCCCATGGATCTTTTTTATCAGGGCTTAACCTTACATGGTTACTTTCTTTAGGGATGGTTTCGCCTTGCATGTACATGCCTGCCCGCCATGGGCCCGGCTCTGCAAGCGCATCCTTATAATCGCCGCCAAGCCCCTCGGGCACCTCCGTTTTTTCAAGCGCTTGACGGGTAGCCCAAACAAAGGTGAGATAGCCGCCCAGGAAATCTGTGTCTTGTTTTTTTAAGTTGCGATAGTTGGCAATGATAGGGTTTACCGGGTTGCGTCCATAAATGTAGGTGTCTTTAAAGCCATCATAAGTGCCGCCAACGCTGGCGCGATAGTTATGAAACGCGATGTACTTTCCAAGCACGCCGCTATCGTTACCCAAGCCATTTTCAAACCTGTTTGATTTTGAGTTAAGCAGTATAAGATTAGTATTGAGACATGCACTGTTCAGGAAGATCACTTTAGCATAATAGTCCCGCGACTCATGCGTCAACGCGTCGATGACCCTTACGCCAGTTGCCCTTTGTTTACTTTCATCGTAAATGATAGAATGTACCACCGAATGTGGACGGATGGTTAAATTGCCCGTCCTCTTAGCCCAGGGTAGCGTGGCAGATATCGAGCTAAAATAACCACCGAACGGACAGCCCCTGGTACACATATCACGGGCCTGGCATTTGCCGCGCCCTTGCGCCAAATGGATTGGCTGTGGATCTGTCAATTGGGCCCACCGGCCGCGCACCATGTGACGGTCGGGGTAGTGCTCACTTATTTTACGCTGTATCTCGGCCTCCAGTCGGCTGTATTCGTATGGTTTAAGATATTCACCGTCGGGTATCATATCCAAGCCATCCTTGCCGCCGCTAATGCCTGCAAATTTCTCTACGTGCGAATACCA
It encodes the following:
- a CDS encoding sugar phosphate isomerase/epimerase family protein, which produces MDRRSFINSSGLLALSLPAAKLLDRVPARIKNYGIQLYMVRDEMEKDAPGTLAKLGKMGYTEIESYGGNKGIFWGMPNTDFKKLAADNGLTLISSHYNDSDMAFEKQVALAAQIGMKYLICPWKGPQKSIDDFKRIADEFNIKGEICKKHGLRYGYHPHDYPYKKIDGQLPIDVLLENTDKDLVYYQMDFYYTVTEGQNPQHYLTKYKDRFTLCHMRDVLKHRLLAGSKDESACDLGQGIINYPHLLNIARKNGMAHFFVEQSRYFHETPLQSAAINARYMKNLRLV
- a CDS encoding GMC oxidoreductase; the protein is MTDVNIITGKGTAGHTYDAIVVGSGISGGWSAKELCERGLKTLVLERGRNVEHLKDYPTATMAPWEFAHRTTEPQKVRDDNPVISKCYAFGEDAQHFFVKDAEHPYVQEKPFDWIRGYQVGGKSITWGRACQRWSDYEFTAPQRYSYAVDWPIRYADIAPWYSHVEKFAGISGGKDGLDMIPDGEYLKPYEYSRLEAEIQRKISEHYPDRHMVRGRWAQLTDPQPIHLAQGRGKCQARDMCTRGCPFGGYFSSISATLPWAKRTGNLTIRPHSVVHSIIYDESKQRATGVRVIDALTHESRDYYAKVIFLNSACLNTNLILLNSKSNRFENGLGNDSGVLGKYIAFHNYRASVGGTYDGFKDTYIYGRNPVNPIIANYRNLKKQDTDFLGGYLTFVWATRQALEKTEVPEGLGGDYKDALAEPGPWRAGMYMQGETIPKESNHVRLSPDKKDPWGIPQLITSVAYDDNDEKMVKDFLTQSAEMLRVAGLRDITARDSKQAPGLDIHEMGGCRMGHDPKTSMLNAHNQLHLCKNVFVTDGACMTSTGNQSPSILYMAFSARAANYAADQLKSGNL